A window of Sagittula sp. P11 genomic DNA:
AGATACATCACGAGGATGCGGTCCGAGATGTAGCGCACCACGTTCAGGTCATGGCTGATGAAGATGTAGGTCAGCCCGAATTCCTTGCGCAGGTCCGACAGCAGGTTCAGCACCTGCGCCTCCACCGACTTGTCGAGCGCCGAGACCGCCTCGTCCAGCACCACCAGCCGCGGCGACATGGCGAGCGCGCGGGCGATGTTCACCCGCTGCCGCTGCCCGCCGGACAGTTCGTGCGGATAGCGGTGCGCGAAGCGGGCCGGATCCAGCCCGACGCGTTCCATCAGCTTGCGGGCGCGGACCTCGGGATTGTCGAGCCCCTGCACCTTGGCGCCGAAGGCCACGGAGGCCTCGATCGTCATGCGTGGGTTGAGCGTGGCATAGCTGTCCTGGAACACCATCTGCACGCCCTTGCGCAGCTCCTTCAGCGACAGGCGCGGACCCAGCGCCACGCCGTCGAAGACGATCTCGCCCGCGTCCTTCTCCGTCAGGCCGATCAGCAGCTTGGCGGTCGTCGACTTGCCGCAACCGGATTCGCCGACGATGCCCAGCGTCTCGCCCTTGGCGACCTCGAAGGAGACGCCGTCCACCGCCTGCACCTGCGCCTGCGCGCGGCCGAGGATGCCGCCGCGCACCGGGAAATACTTCTTCAGACCGCGGACGGAGATCAGCGGCTGCGCCGGGCCGCCCTTGTCCTCGATAGGCGCATAAAGGTCAGTCGCGGACATTCATCGCACTCCTCAGCCCGTCGCTCAGCAGGTTCAGGCACAGCGAGGTGACGAAGATCATCACCCCCGGCAGCGCCGACAGCCACGGGTTCACGTAGATGGCAGAGCGCAGGGTGTTCAGCATCAGCCCCCACTCCGGTTCAGGCGGGCGCACCCCGATGCCGAGGAATGACAGGCCCGCCGCGAGGATCATGCAGACCGAGGTCAGCGAGGTGGCATAGACGAAGATCGGCGACAGCACGTTGCCGATGACATGCACCCGGATCACGGTCCACGCGTTTGCCCCCGTCGCCCGCGCCGCGTCGATGTAGTCGAGCGCGCGCACCCCGGAGGTCACCGCTTCGGCCACGCGGGTGATCGGCGGGATGAAGACGATGGTCAGCGATACGAGGCTGTTGAAGATCCCCGCCCCCAGCGCGCCGGAAATGGCGATGGCCAGCAGCACCGACGGGAAGGCAAAGAAGACGTCCACGGTGCGCATGATGATGGTGTTGGTCATGCCGCCGACGTAGCCCGCGACGATCCCGAGCGCCGAGCCGATGAAGAAGGCGAAGACCACCGGCATCAGCCCGATGAACAGCGTCAGCCGCCCGCCGTAGATCAGCCGGGCCAGCATGTCGCGGCCCTGTTCGTCGGTGCCCAGCGGGTAGCCTTCTGTGCCCGGTGCCTTCAGGCGGGCGATCATCGAGCCCTTGTAAGGATCCGCCAGCCCCAGCCATGGCGCGAAGATCGCCGAGAGGATCAGCAGCATCAGCACGCCGAAGCAGATCATGGTCAGGGGATCGCGCACCAGCCGCGCGCCCACGCCCTGCCAGTAGCCCTGCGGCTTGGCGACCGGGGCGGGCTCTGCCGCGGCTGGATCATGTGATGTTATGGTATCCGTCATTTTCGTGTCCGTCAGGGCCAAGGGTCAGGTCCTCTGGATGCGCGGGTCGATGGCGGCCTGTGCCACGTCGACGATCAGGTTCATCGCCACGAAGAACAGCGCCAGCACAAGGATCGTGCCCTGCAGAAGCGGCAGGTCGCGCTGGAAGATCGCGTTCGACAGCAGGAAGCCTGAGCCGGGCCAGTTGAAGACCGTCTCGATCAGGATCGAACCGCCCAGCAGGTAACCAAGCTGCAGGCCCATGACCGACAGCGCGGTGGCGGCGGCGTTGCGGGCGACGTGGCGCAGCACGTCGGCCCGGCTCATGCCCTTCGCATACAATGCCTGCACGAAGTCCATGGTCAGGATGTCGCCCGCCAGCGCCCGCACCGTGCGCGCGACGATACCGATGGGCACCACCGCCAGCGTCACGGCGGGCAGGATCAGGTGGCGCATGTGCGCCCAGTCCCATTCCCACGCCTGGCTTCCGCCCGGGCCCGCGCCCATGGATGGCAGCCAGCCGAGGTTGACCGAGAAGATGATGACCAGGACGATGCCCAACCAGTAGTTCGGCACCGAAACCCCGGTGATCGACAGCGCGGTCACGCCCCTGTCGATCCAGGTGTCACGGAAATACCCCGCGAGGAAGCCGAGGAAGATGCCGATGGGAAAGGCGATGACGGCGGCGGAAGCGGCCAGCAGAAGCGAGTTCTGGACAGCGCCGAACACTTCTCCGGCAACGGGGCGGCCGGTGGCGATGGACTTTCCCATGTCGCCCTGCACGAGGTTGCCGATCCAGATGGCGTATTGCACCGGCAGGGGCTTGTCCAAACCGTAGGCGGCACGCATCGCGGCCTGTTCCTCGGCGGTGGCGTCGACCGGCATGATGGCGGTCAGCGGATCGCCCGGCGCGATCTGCACCAGCAGAAAGCAGATGACCGAGACGCCGAAGGCGACCGGAAGAACCAGCAGGATGCGGCGAAGTAGATAGCTGAGCACGTGTGAGCCCCTTCCGAGAGGCCCCGCCACCCAGCAAAGGGCGGCGGGGCGGGCCTTTTACTCTTCAATCGTGATGGAGGAGAAGTTCTGATACCAGTTCTGCGCCTGCACGAAGCCTTTCACGGAGGGCTTCATCGCGCGGGGTGCCACGTCATGCGTGACAAACAGGAACAGCGCGTCGTTCACGAACTTCTCGTGGGTCTTCTGCAGCACCGCGTTCTGCTCTTCGGGATCGAAGGTGGTCTTGATGCCTTCGAACAGCGCCTGCATCTCCTCGTCGCAGTAATGGCCCCAGTTGGTGCCGTTCGGCGCGATCAGGTTGCAGTCGAGGTGACGGATCAGACCGGTGAACGGGTCCTGGATGAAGTAGGTGAAGTTGATCGACTGCGACCCGTCGACCGACGCATCCGCCGCGCCCGCGCGCCACAGGTTGATCATCTGGTTCCACTCGACGACCATGAATTCCACGTCGATCCAGATCTCCGCAAGGCTCTGCTGGACGTATTCGTTCATCGGCAGCGGCAGCATCTGGCCCGAACCCGACGGCGAGATCAGCGCCTTGACCGCCAGGCGATTGTCGGGGCCGTAGCCGGATTCCTGCATCAGCGCCTTTGCGGCCTCGAGGTCGTAGGTCACGTCGAACTCGGGGTTGCCGAACCACTGCGAGGACGGCGGCAGGAAGCCCTTCGCCGGGACCATCAGGCCACCCAGCAGCGGCATCATGCCTTCGCGGTCGATGGCGAGGTTGGCTGCCTTGCGGACGTTGATGTCGTTCCAGGGCGAACCCTCCAGCCGCGACAGGTGCCACGTCCAGTTGTGCGGATAGGCGTTCGACGAGATGACGAAGCCGTTGCCTTCCATCGCCGGAATGGTGTCGGGCGCGGGCGCCTCGATCCAGTCCACCTGCCCCGACATCAGCGCCGCGGCGCGGGCGTTCGGTTCGGGCAGCGGCAGCAGCACCATCTTGTCCAGCTTGGGGATGCGGTCCTCGTCCCAGTACTCGGTGTTGGGGACCATTTCGGCGCGTTCACGCGGCACGAAGGTCTCCAGCTTCCACGGGCCGGTGCCCGACGGCGACATGGCGACCTTTTCCCAGTCCTTGTCCATCGCCTCCCAGTTCGCCTTCGACGACATCAGGATCCACGCAAGCTGATAGGGCAGCGTCGCGTCGGGTTCCTTGGTGGTGATGGTCAGCGTCAGGTCGTCCACCGCCTCGTAGGAGGCGACCGCCGGAATGCGCGACTTGCCCTGCGCGGACTGGCGCGGGTCATACTGTTCCGACTGGTCGTTCAGGAGCTTCTCGAAGTTCCAGACCGCCACTTCCGCGGTGAAGGGCGAACCGTCGTGGAAGGTCACGCCTTCGCGCAGCTTGAACGTCCAGGTCAGCTGGTCGTCGCCCACCGACCATTCGGTCGCAAGGCCGGGGATCAGGACGGAGGGCTTGTCGGCGCTCGTCAGGTCCCATTCGATCAGCGAGTCGTAGACCGTGTAGCCCATGAACCGCATGCCTTCGCCGCCCTGGTCGGTCTGGCCGGTGGTGAGCGGGATGTCTGCCGCCGTCATGCCCACGCGCAGGGTGCCCTGCGCCTGGACCATGCCGCCGCACAACAGCGTGACGGCCGTGGCAAGGGCCGCAACGCCCTTTCCGAAAGTCTTCATAGATACCTCTCCGTGTTCTGGTCCGGGCACAGCGGCCCGGCCGGTCTCCCGACGCCGTCGTTGCGGCATCCACGGCACAAATTCTGGCCAAGTGCACAATCTGCTTGCCAGCCACGAAACGTGTCAGCCGGGGATGGCGGACGGACCTCCGGGGCCGCCGCTCAGAAAACAGGCTGAGAGGGCTCGGCTGCTGCAAAAAGGTGCACAAGGTACACCCTTTTGATGCCAAATTAGCGGCAGGGCCCGTCCAGACGCGCACGCAGCGCCCGCGCCGCCGCCCGGATCGGCGCGATCAGGGGAATCGGCGACCGATCCGCCAGCCGCTCTGCCGCCTCTCCCAGCGGTCCGCCGCCGATGATCGCCACCGCCGCGCCCTGCCCCGCGGCCCGCCCGATCCCCTCCATGAGCGCGCGGTCGAGCGTGTCGGCGTCCTCCATCAGGCGCAGCGGATCGCCCTCCGTCAGGAAACACCCCAGGTAGCGGCCCTCCCCGGCATGGGCACGCATCAGCCTGTCCACCGACCGTTCGAGGCCCGGCGTCGTCGTCACCACGGCAAAGCTGCGCCCGCCCGCGCCCGCCTCTGCCGCAGCAGAAGCGCCGATGCCCACCACCGGACAGTCGAGCCGCGCGGCCAGCGCCGCCATCCCCGGATCGCCGAAGGCAGAGACGATCACCCCCGCCGCATCGCCGAGGTCGGCCGAGGCCACCTCCTCCGCTGCGGCGGCCAGCGCCTCTTCGGTGACGATCATCCCCGGCCCCCTCGGTGCGGTCCAGCCTTCGACCCCGGGCAGAATCTGCCGGGCGATGGCGACCATGGCCTGCGTGGTCGCGGCGTTCGAATTGGGGTTCATCAGGATCAGTCGGGACACCGGCGCGCCACCTCGCTTGGACAGGTCCCGCCAAACCTGCCGCCGCGACGCGGCGCGCACAAGCGCCATGACCCCGGGACAAACTGCGACGCTTGCGCTATCTGTCGCGACAGACACCCAACGGAGCGCGGCCATGACCATCGACAGACAGGAAGACCTCGACGGGCTGAAAGAGATCGGCCGCATCGTCGCCAACACCCTGCGCGCGATGGCACAGGCGATGGAGCCGGGCATGACCACCCGCGAACTCGACGCCATCGGGCGCGCGTATCTCGACCGGCACGGCGCGGTCTCGGCCCCCGAACAGGTCTACGACTTCCCCGGCGCCACCTGCATCAGCGTGAACGAGGACATCGCCCACGGCATCCCGGGCGACCGGGTGATCGCCGCAGGCGACCTCGTGAACATCGACGTTTCCGCCTCGAAGAACGGCTACTTCGCCGACACCGGCGCGACCCACCGCGTGCCGCCGGTGAAACCCTCGCTCGACCGGCTCTGCCGGGACGGCAGGCGGGCGATGCAGATCGGCATCGCGCAGGTCCGCGCGGGCCGCAGGCTGGACGGGATCGGGCAGGCCATCGGGCGCTTCGCCTCCGACCGGGGCTACACGCTGGTGCGCAACCTCGCCAGCCACGGCGTCGGTCGGTCGCTGCACGAATATCCCGGAGAGATCGCCACATGGCCCAACAAGGACAAGCGGCGCATCCACAACGGCCTTGTCCTGACGGTAGAGCCGTTCCTGTCCACCGGCGCGCTCTGGGCCGCCGACGGCGGTGACGGCTGGACCCTGCGCGCCGACCCGCAGGCGCCGGTCGTCCAGTACGAACACACCGTGGTCGCAACCGGCGGCAAGGCCATCGTCGTCACCCTGCCCGGCTGATCCGTCCCTTCAGAGGGGCGCTGCTGCGATCAGGGCACCAATGCCAGGACCAGTGCACCGGCGTCCGCAGACCTCAGGCGGACAACTCGCACAACGGGCAAGCGCATACTATTCGCCCTGACAACTGCACGGCCCCCCGGGACGCGCCCGCTCAGGCCTCCAGTTCCGCGTCCCAGTAGAGGAAGTCGATCCAGCTGTCGTGCAGGTGGTTCGGCGGAAAGCGCCGCCCCATGTTCAGAAGCTCGCCCGCCGTGGGCTGCCGCGGCACCTTGCGCAGGCTCAGGCCCGACTGGCGCAGGCTCCGCGATCCCTTGCGCAGGTTGCAGGGCGCGCAGGCCGCCACGACGTTTTCCCAGCTCGTGATGCCGCCGCGCGCCCGCGGGATCACGTGATCGAAGGTCAGCTCCGCCTTGGTCCCGCAGTACTGGCAGCGGAATTCGTCCCTCAGAAAAAGATTGAAGCGCGTGAAGGCCACGCGCTTCTGGGGTTTCACGAAATCCTTCAGGACGACCACGCTGGGTATCCTGATGCTCATACTCGGGCTTCGGACGACCTCGTCGTATTCCGCCACGATGTCGACCCGGTCGAGAAACTTGGCCTTCACCGCTTCCTGCCACGTCCATAGGCTCAGCGGGTAGTAAGACAACGGCCTGTAATCCGCGTTCAGCACAAGCGCCGGATGGTGCCTCAGGGCGCCCGGCTCCCGTACGAATGTGGTTCTGAAATCTCCGTCCATTGCGGGACTCGTCCTCCGCTCCGTCTGCTCGCTTTCAAGCACCGGAGCGGGACGACCCGCCCCAGCTACATGCCACTATATCTCGCGGCAACCTTCTGGCAAGCCTTACAAGATGCTGTGGTCCAGCAGAGGAGTAGCCCCCGAATGTAATGCCTGTGTGACAGGCAGGTAGGGCACGGGGCAACCGGGTCCAGCCGGCGGCGGCGTGGCGGGCAGGTCAGCGTCCGCCGCATCTGCGACGATCGTTGACCGGACGCGGGCGTGCGCCCCCAAGGGCGGCAATGCGCCCGGCGCTCCCCGACAGGTCAGAACGGGAAACGGGCCGCCCTGTCCGCAGACCGGCCCGCAGCCGGCCTCAGAACCCGCACTTGTCGCGGATGAAGGCCAGCGCGACCGACAGCCCGTCGGGCGCGATGCCGTGGGCGGTGCCCTTCATGATGTGGGCATAGACCTCCTGGAAGCCCGCGCCCTGAAGCGCCTCCGCCGCGGCGGGAAGCGAATCCACCGGCACCACGTCGTCCATGTCGCCATGCACCAGCAGGATCGGCGGCTTGGACTGGACCTCGTCCGCCAGAAGCTCCGGCTGTAGCAGCCGGCCCGAGAAGCCGACGATCCCCGCCACCGCATCCTCGCGGCGCGGACCCACGTGCAGGCTCATCATCGTGCCCTGGCTGAAGCCGAAGAGGCAGACCTGCTCCGGCATGAGGTCCTCGTCCACCATCAGCGCGTCGAGAAAGGCGTTCAGGTCGTCGACCGCCCGCATCATCCCGGCGGCCGCTTCCTCTTCGGAGGAGCCGTCGATCCACGGGATCGGGAACCACTGGAAGCCGAAGGGCGCGCCCGCGCAGGCCTCCGGTGCGTCGGGGGCGACGAACAGCGTGTCGGGCAGGTGTTCGCCCATCGGATCGGCCAGCCCCAGCAGGTCCGCCCCGTTCGCCCCGTAACCGTGCAGGAAGACCACGCAGGACCGTGTCTCCCCGGATACCGGCGCGCGGCGCCCTGCCTTCAGAACCCGTGTCATCGCTATACTCCCTGATCCCTCTGTCATTCCGGCGCGCAGGTCATCCTGGCACCGCCCTCGAACCCGTCGGCCCATCGTTCGGCATAGGCATATTCACCGCCGTCGAGCGCGACCAGCACGAAGTCGTAGAAATCCGTCACCTCGCCCGCCGCATCGCGTATCTCGTGGCGGCAGCCCGGGTCGAGGTAATCCGTGCATCGCCCCGTGTCGTCGGTCACCGCACCGTCGGCGAGATTGGTCGACGTGATGCGGTATCCCTCGGCGCCAAGCGTCAGCCGCAGGTCATACGTCTCGGTCGAGCCGTCCGCGTTGGCGAAGTCCATCCGCCCGGTGCAGACCGTGGGCACGTCGAAGGCCGCCGCGCAGGCCCCGGCCCAGATGATCGCGGCAACCGCCCCGAGACCCGTCCAGATACCGCTCACGCAATGCCCTCTCGCTGTTTGCACACATGGTAGTAGGCCCAGAGCGCGCGCGCCGCAACCGATCTCCAGGGTGACCAGGCCTCGGCCATCTGGCGCAGCGCGCGTTCCTTCGGCCGTTCGCCAAGGTCGAACAGCAGTCGCGCGCCCTCCTGCAGGGCAAGGTCTCCGGGCGCAAAGACATCCGCGCGGCCAAGGCTGAACATCGCGTAGATCTCTGCCGTCCAGACACCGATCCCCTTCACCGACACGAGGGTCTTCACCACCTCGTCGGTGGGCATCCCGCGCAGGCCGTCGAAGTCGATGCCGGCAGAGGCCAGCGCCTGCGCATATGCCACCTTCTGCCGCGACAGCCCCAGCGCCTTCAGCTCATCGTCCGTGGCCCCGGCCACCGCCGCGGCGGAGGTCATGCCCGCCCCCTCCAGCCGCGCCCAGATCGCGCGCGCCGAGGCGACGCTGACCTGCTGGCTGACGATGGCGCTCAGAAGCTGCGCGAACCCGTCAGGCCGGCGCCGCAAGGGCAGCGGCCCGGTGGCCTCCAGCGCGGCGGCAAAGCGCGGCTCGCGCAGAGCCAGCCAGTCCGCCCCTTCCGCCACGCAGGCGTCGCCCACGATGATCCGCCCGACACTCTCGCTCATGGCACTCTCCCTTCGACGGCACCCTGCCGTCCGCAGCGCCCGGGCGCAATGCCCGCGCCGTCCGCTGTGCGGCGACCCGCTTCCTGCGCATTCCGGACCGGGCCGCGCGGCGCCCCGAAGAGGTCGTTCACGAGGACACATTCACCCCTTGCGATACCTCGCGGCTGGGCCTACGACTTCGCCCATGACCACCCAGACCACGACCCAGCCCTCCGACACCCGCGCCCGGCGCAACGTCACCGTCCTCGTGCTCGCGCAGGCGCTTCTCGGGTCACAGATGCCGATGATCTTCACCATCGGCGGCCTGGCCGGTCAAAGCCTCGCGCCCAACCCCTGCTACGCCACGCTGCCGATCTCGCTGATCGTTCTGGGGTCCATGCTGGCCGCCACGCCGGTCTCGGCGATCATGCAGAAATACGGGCGCCGCGCGGGCTTCTTCCTCGGCGCGGGCGCTGGTGCGGTGGGCGGTGCGATCGGCGCTTACGGGCTCCTGACCGCCTCCTTCACGATCTTCCTGCTGGGCAGCCTCGTGACCGGCATCTACATGTCTGCGCAGGGCTTCTACCGCTTCGCCGCCGCCGACACCGCCTCCGACGACTTCCGCCCCAAGGCGATCTCCTACGTCATGGCAGGCGGCCTCGCCTCCGCCGTCATCGGGCCGCAACTGGTGAAGTTCACCGCCGACAGCTACGTGATCCCCTTCCTTGGCACCTACGCCGGGGTGATCGCGATCAACCTGATCGGCGCCTGCCTGTTCTTGTTCCTCGACATCCCCAAACCCCCGGTCCCGGCCGAGGATGCACCGAAGGGCCGCACCCGGTGGGAGCTTCTGACCACCCCCCGCATCGGCGTGGCGGTGATCTGCGCCGCGGTCTCCTACGCGCTGATGAACCTTGTGATGACATCGACACCGCTGGCGGTCGTCGGCTGCGGGTACGAGACCGGCGATGCCGCCAATGTCGTCACCGCGCACGTGCTCGCGATGTTCGCGCCCAGCTTCTTCACCGGCCACCTGATCGCGCGCTTCGGCGTCGAGCGGATCATGGCGACGGGCCTCGTCATCCTCGCGGGCGCGGGCGCCGTTGGCCTCTCGGGCGTGAACCTCGAACAGTTCTTCGTGGCGCTGGTCCTGCTCGGCATCGGCTGGAACTTTGGCTTTATCGGCGCAACCACCATGCTTTCCGGTGCCCATGAGGCGCACGAACGCGGTCGCATGCAGGGCTTGAACGACCTGATCGTCTTCGGCGCCGTCACCTTCGCCTCGCTGTCGTCGGGCGGGCTGATGAACTGCTCGGGCGGCTCGCCGGTGCAGGGCTGGATGTCCGTGAACCTCGCCATGGCGCCCTTCCTCGTGCTGGCCGGCGGCGCGCTGATCTGGCTCTGGCTGCGCCCCAAGGACGTGGTCGAGGCCTGAGATGTGGCCCTTCCGTTCCCGCCCCAAGCAGATCATCGACAACGACCTCTGGGCCTGGATCCAGGAGCATTACGACTGGGTGATGACCAACCGTCCCGACTGGTGGGACAAGGCCCGGCTGATCACCCCGTCGCGCCACCACTTCCGCGCCACGAGGGGCACCGACCAGTTCATGGCCGAGGCCGTGCTGGCCGACATCTGCACCCTCACCGGCCAGCCGAACATCTTCCTGCTGGCCCCTCTGGCAGAGCTGCCCGACGAACTGGCGCATGAATACGGCAAGATGTCCGAGGTCGCCGGCACCTACCTGTATGACGACGCGCAGCCGGTGATCCAGTACAGCCCGCGCGGGCTCCGCCGCCCGGTGAGCTTCATCAACACGATGGTGCACGAGGTCATGCATGCCCGCCTCGCGCCCTACGCCGACGCCCTGCCCGGCGGCTACGAGATGCACGAACTGGCCACCGACCTGCACTGCATCATCGCGGGCTTCGGCGCGATCCAGATGACGGCCGCCGAGGAAAGCGGCTGGGCCGGCTACATGACCCAGCCCGCCCGCGCCGTGGCCCTGGCCGAGTTCCTGCACCACAAGGGCCTCGCCCCTGACAGCGCCAATCCTTGGCTGCCGCTGCGGTCGCAGACATGGCTGAAGAAGGCGCAACGCGACCTCTGAACGCCCCAGCTTCCTCTCTAGGAGAGTGTCACCCGTGCGGGTCCGGCCAAACCGATGCCGCCCGCCCGGCCGCTCAGACCCTGCCGAACAGCCCCGCCTTCAGGCGCGCCAACCGAACCGTGGCCTCGGAGGGCATCACCGCCCCTGCCTTCACCCGCGTCGGATCGGCCACGACCCGCTTCAGCACCGCTTCGGCCAGCACACCGGGCATCAGCGCCGCCCGCGCCGCACGCGGCATCGCGGACTGCGCCGCCCGCGCCTCGCCCACCAGCTCCAGACCGCGCGCCGCCAGCGCCCCCACCGCCTCGGAGCGCCCGTCGGCCAGCGGCAGCTTGCCGCGCGCCTCCAGCTCCGGCACCGCCCGCAGGTAGGCCGCCAGCCCCGATGCCGTCCCCAGCGCCCGCGCCGCACGCCCGTCGCGGTCGCCAAGGCACCTCGCCGCTACGGCCATCAGCCCGCCGCCCGTCGCCTCAAGGTAGGTCCACAACCCGTCCGCCTCGCCGAACGGCGCCTTCTCGATATCCGCCCGACGCGCTTCCACCAGCGCGTCCAGCACCGCGGCGCCCTCGGCGTCCAGCACCTCCGCCAGCGGCGTGACCACCTCGTGCCGCCGTACCGCGCCGCCGCTGCCGATCTCGTCCAGCGCGTCGCGCCACCACTGCAGGCGCATCTCGGCGATCATCGGCTCTGCCGTTACCCAAGGGGCGCGCGCCACCTCGACGTTGAAGGCATACAAGGGGAACAGCGCCCGCCGCGCCTCGACCGGCGCCGCCATGGCCCCCGCGAAACGCTCCGGATCGCCGCGTTCGACGATTTCCGCGCAGGCATGCAGATCCGACCCGGGCGCGATCATGACAGCCGCGCCACGCACAGGAGGTATCCGGTCTCGTCCCTGACCTGCCGCCAGGCCACGGCCTCCGCCGCGCAGAGGTCCAGCATCGCCGCCAGACGCGCATCGGCGTCCGGGCGCAATGCCGCGATCCGCGCTTCCATGGGCCGGTAATAGGCCTCCCAGCCCGCGTCCGGCACCTTCCGCGTGCCCACAACGTCGAAGCCGGCTGCCGTGACCGCCGCGGCGATCCCCTCCGCCGACTGCGCCGGGTACCCCTCCCAGAAGGCCCGCGCCTCTGCGCCCGGCGCGTCCGTGAAGAAACAGGGCTCCGAGAACGCCAGCACGCCGCCGGGCTTCAACGCCCGTGCCATGGCCGCCAGCCCGTCCCGAAGCCCGAGGAAATAGAG
This region includes:
- a CDS encoding trans-aconitate 2-methyltransferase, with product MDWEAFFTVHRGLPREGPGTAEDVAWACGLAGLPEGAVICDAGCGPGGDIAALLDAVPGARVVSVDKSAGFVAEAAARFAGEARVSVVEGDLGALPGAYDMIWCAGALYFLGLRDGLAAMARALKPGGVLAFSEPCFFTDAPGAEARAFWEGYPAQSAEGIAAAVTAAGFDVVGTRKVPDAGWEAYYRPMEARIAALRPDADARLAAMLDLCAAEAVAWRQVRDETGYLLCVARLS